GGCATCCAGGGGCTTGATGGTGTGGATATTAATAATGTCGGCGTTGAGGCCGCGCTCGGCCAGAAGCTTGCCGGCCAGGATGGCTTTCCACACGAGGTGGCCGGTGGCGAAGATGCTCACGTCGGCGCCCTCATTGAGCACAATGCCCTTACCGATTTCAAACTGTTGGTCGGCGGGAGTGAAGTTGGGCACCACGGGGCGGCCGAAGCGCAGGTACACCGGGCCCTCATGCTCGGCAATGGCCAGGGTGGCGGCCTTGGTCTGGTTGTAGTCGCAGGGGTTGATGACGGTCATGTGGGGCAGCATCTTCATCAGCCCGATATCCTCCAGAATCTGGTGGGTGGCGCCGTCTTCGCCCAGGGTCAGGCCGGCGTGGGAGGCGCAGATCTTCACGTTTTTGCCCGAGTAGGCAATACTCTGGCGGATTTGGTCGTAGACACGGCCGGTGGAGAAGTTGGCGAAGGTGCCCGTAAACGGAATCTTGCCGCCAATGGTGAGGCCGGCGGCCAGGCCCATCATGTTGGCCTCGGCAATGCCCACCTGGAAAAACCGCTCGGGAAAGTCTTTCACAAAGGCGTCCATCTTGAGGGAGCCAATCAGGTCGGCGCAGAGGGCCACCACGTTGGGGTTGGTTTTGCCCAGCTCGTGCAAGCCGGCGCCAAAGCCGCTGCGGGTGTCTTTCGATTCGGTGTAGGGGAAGTCGTTCATGTGGTAGGGGCTTAGGGACTTGGGGGCTTGGGGACTTAGGTTTTGTGTGAGCCCCACCCCAATCCCTCCCCGGTAGGGAGGGGCTTTAGTTCTAGTTTCTAGCTGCTAAACTAAAAGGCTAAAATTAGAGCCCCTCCCTACCGGGGAGGGGTTGGGGTGGGGCTATCTTCCAAAGATGCTTACCGAGGTGGTTTGGCTGGGGCGGATGGTGAAGGTGCGCACGTCGGTGAACTGGCTGCCGGTGGCGCTGGTGGTGCGGAAGACGAGGCGGTAGGTGCCCGGCTGCAAGGGCTGGTTGATTTTGGAGGAGCCGCCGTGGGGCAGGTTGTACACCCAGGTCTGCGACTCGTCCTGGCCCAGACGGTAGACGCTGCCGTAGCCTTTCAAATCGGTGACGATGTTGAGCACGCCGGGCGGCTCGTAGGTGAGTGCGGTTTCCTGGCCCTGCTTCACGGTGATGCGCCGCAGCTGGCGCGGCAGGGTCAGCAGCTCCACCTCGTAGTTGCCGGCCAGCAGCTTCTGCCGCGCCCCGAAGGGCAGGGCCAGCAGGGTTTTGTCCTGGCCCGTCTGCCGGATGACGGCCTGCACTGTGCCGTAGGGGCTGGCCGTGGCCGTGGGCGGCTTAAGCCAGAGCGTGCCTTGGGGCGTTTTGTAGATCAGCACGTTGGCCTTGCCGGGCCGGATGAGCAGGTTCGGCTGGCGTACGGGCGGCACGGTGTTAATCACCAGGTCGTAGCTCTGCAGGGCGTCGATGTCGAGGGCATCGGGCCGGCCCTGGGCGTCGCGGTAGTGGATGTAGTTGTACTCGGGCTGCTCGGTGAGGTTGTTGATGAAGGTCAGGTTGACGTTGGATTCCACGGGGCGGCCCTGCTCGTCGGTCAGGTTCACGGCCACGGTGGTTTTGGCCAGGGTCTGGGCCACCACGTCGTTGAGGATGGTGCGGAAGGTCTTCACGTCGGCCGCGTTGTAGTACTGCCCCAGGCACTCCAGCTGCTTGCCGAAGTCCTTCTCGGCCCCGATGCCAATGACGAAGGGCTTCAGAAACACCCGCTTGCGCTGCAAGGCCAGAGCCGTGGCGCAGGGGTTGCCCTTGCACGACTCAAGCCCGTCGGTAATCAGAATGAGCACGTTGCGGGAGGTTTTGTCGGCCGTGGGGAAGTCGTCGGCCGACTGGAGCAGGGAGTAGGTGATGGGCGTGTTGCCCTGGGGCTGCATAGCTTTGAGCTTGGCCTTGATGGCGGCGGCATTTTTCGGGGCAAACGGCACTTCCAGCCGCGAATCCTCGCAGTTGTTTTCCTCCTTGGGGTGCAAGTGGCCGTAGGCGCGCAGGCCCAGCTCAAGGCTGGGGTAGGCGTTGAGCGAGTCGGCCATGCGGGCCAGCAGGCCTTTAGCCACTTCCCACCGCGTCTTGCCCTCCCACTGCGCCAGCATCGACCCCGAGGCATCCAGCAGAAACAGGATGCGGGTGGTGCGGGGCTTGGGCGCAGGCGGTGCCGTTTGGGCACGCGCCGGCGCGGCCCCGCCCAGCCAGAAGCTGAGCGTCAGTAGGGAGAGCAGAAGCAGGTAAGAGCATCGTGCCATGCGGGACCTCACCCCCTGGCCCCCTCTCCGGAGAGAGGGGAGCCAGGCGGCGTTGGAAATGTATGATCAGACTGTCATTGCGAGGCGTAGCCGAAGCACCCGAAGGAAGGCGTAGCCAATCCGTCTCTCTATGCGCAAATAATGCAGGTTCCTCTGAAGGCCCCTAGTGGGCGCCTCACCCCCCGGCCCCCTCTCCGAAAAGGGAGAGGGGGTGCCAGATGATTAAGAAGTTTTCAGATCAACAAGGACTACTCATGCAATCAGCGCAATCAACTTAATCTGCACCATCTGTGATTTTAGTAGTCCGACGCCTCTTCCACGCTGAGCTGCTGGAGGGCTTTTTCGAGCTGCTCGTCGTTGGGGGCCACGCCGTGCCACTTGTGGGAACCCATCATGAAGTCGACGCCGTAGCCCATCTGCGTATCCAGAAGCACGACAATGGGCTGGCCCTGACCCAGCAGACCCTGGGCCTGTTCAATGGTGGGCAGCAGGGTCTCGAACTGGTTGCCGTCGGTTTCGAGCACGCGCCAGCCGAAGGCCTCGAACTTGGCGCGCAAGTCGCCCAGGTGCATCACTTTTTCGGTGGGGCCGTCGATCTGCTGGCCGTTGCGGTCCACGAAAGCAATCAGGTTGTCGACTTTGTGGTGGGGGGCGTACATGGCCGCTTCCCAGATCTGGCCCTCCTCCAGCTCCCCGTCGCCCATGAGCACGAACACGGTGCGGGAGTCCTGATTGAGCTTTTTGGCCTGGGCCGCCCCGATGGCTACGCTCAGGCCCTGGCCGAGGGAGCCCGAAGCTATGCGCACGCCGGGCAAGTGCTCGTGGGTGGCGGGGTGGCCTTGCAGGCGGGAGTTGAGCTTGCGGAACGTGGCCAGCTCGCCCACCGGGAAGTAGCCCGAGCGGGCCAGCACCGAGTAAAACACCGGCGAAATGTGGCCGTTCGACAAGATAAACAGGTCCTGCCCGATGCCGTCCATGTCAAATGGCTCCGGGGTGTGCTTCATCACTTTAAAAAAAAGGGCCACCAGCAGATCGGTGCAGCCCAGTGAGCCGCCAGGGTGGCCGGAGTTGACGGCGTGCACCATGCGCACAATGTCGCGGCGTACCTGGGCGGCAATCTGTTTCAGCTCGGCCACCGACTTGGTAGCCTCGGGCGCGTGGGTTTCGGAAGAAGCGGCAAAAGACGTGTCCTGGGCCATTGGGTCTAGATGATTGGAGTGGTAGGGCAAAGGTAGGTTTTTAGGGGCTTGGGGGCTTGGGGGCTTAGGGTCTTGGTTGACGTGCTGCTGTCATCCTGGGGCCCAGCCGAAGATCAGCGTAATTAATTCTTGCGCCAGAGCGAGTCGTGGTAACGAGTTTAGCCCGCAGAGGGCGCGGAAGCTTGCGCAGAAGGCGCAGAGCTGTTCTGCCGCTTGTCGTTCTTCAGTTTGGCTGGGCCTCAGAATAGCAGCAGTACATCAACCAAGCCCCTAAGCCCCCAAGTCCCTAAGACCCTAAAAAAAATACCCCGCCTGAAACGGGCGGGGCTTTGGAAGCTACAGCAGCTGGGCGGCGTGGTTCTTGGTGTCGACTTTGGTAATGACCTTCTCGATACGGCCCTGCTCGTCGATGACGAAGGTGTAGCGCATGGTGCCCATGTAGGTGCGGCCGTACATCGACTTCTCCTGCCACACCCCGTAAGCCTGCACGAGTCGTTTGTCCTCATCAACCAGCAGCGGGAAGGGCAACTCGTACTTCTGAGCAAACTTCTGGTGGGACTTCTGCGGGTCGATGCTCACGCCCAGCACCTGAATGCCGGCCCCGAGCAGGCTCTGGTAGTTGTCGCGCAGGTTGCAGGCCTGGGCCGTGCAGCCGCTGGTGTCGTCTTTGGGGTAGAAGTAGAGGGCCACTTTGCGGCCGGCGTAGTCCTGGAGGCGGTGCAGGGTGCCGTGCTGGTCCTGGGCCTCAAAAGCCGGAGCCGGCTCGCCAACTTGGGGAATTGTCATGACGGAGAGTTTGCGGCAAAAGTAAAGCGCAGATTGGGCAGATTAAACGGATTTCGCAGATTAAAAAAACCGGAACCAGCCTATTGTAGCGTGGTAGCGCGCCGTACGAAGGACCGTCAGGTCATGAAGCTGTTTAGGAAGTCGCCCGAAACATACCAGCCCGTCCTGCTGAGCTTGCCGAAGCACCTCTCCCGCTTCGTTGTAGTCGTCAGAAGTTAGCCAGCGGTAGAGATGCTTCGACTTCGCCTCCGGCTCCGCTCAGCAGGACGGGCTGGTATGTTTCAGACGACTTCCTAAACAGCCTCCATATAATCAGTGAAATCAATCTAATCTGCCCAATCTGTGATTCAGGTGGGCTGGGGCGTGAAGATGAGCCTGTCGACCGGAAAGCCCAGCTCCCGGCCTTTCGCCACCAGCCGGTCGCGGAGGCTGCGCTCCAGGTGGGGCGTGCGGCTGAGAATCCAGAGGTTTTTGCGGCCCGGCTCGCCCACCAGGGCATAGCGGTAGTCGGCCTGGTCGAGGTCCAGAATCCAGTAGTCGCCTTCAAACGGCCAGAAGAAGCTGACCCGGAGCTTGGCGTTGGTCTTGGCATCTACGACGCGGGCGGTGCCGGCGGCGGTTTCCACCGGGCCGTTGAGACTGTGCTTGTGGCAGGTGTTGAGCACCTGCACCTTGCCGTCGGGGCGCAGCTTGTACTCGGCCGTCACGTGCTGGCAGCCTTTCTCGAAGCGGGCGGGCAGGCGGGCCACCTCGTACCACAAACCGCGGTACCGGTGCAGGTCCACGTGTGCCACGGTGGGCAGGGGCGGGTGACTTTTGCGCCGGGCAAAAGCATAGGCCGCCACACCAGTAGCCACGGCAGCCGCGGCGGCCAGCAGTACGGGTTGGCGCGGGTTTTTAGCAGGAGAAGCAGGCATAGTCAGGGGTAACAAGTAAAGGGTGACAGGTGACAAGTAAGAGGTAGACCGTCATGCTGAGCCTGTCGAAGCATCTCTACCTCTGGCTAATTTCTGACATGAGGACGAAGTGGTAGAGCTGCTTCGACAAGCTTAGCAGAACGGGCAAGCAACTTTCTACATAGCTTCGGGATGGAGAAGACCCTCGGTAGTACGCAGCTTACTTGCTCACGGCTAAGGCGGAAGCACCAGGGCGGCTCCGACTTCTGCCAAAAAAATCTGCCGCAACCTGGTGATACTTGGCGTTTCTTTCGATTAAGTACTGAACCCGCGTTGCTGCCATGATTCGCCTCGACCATTTTTCCGACCCCGCTGCCCTGCGCCAGGCCCTGCTGACTGACCGTTCCCGTGTGCTGACCCAGCTGTACCAGCGGGCCTTCCCGGTAGTGCGCCGGCACGTGCAGCGCCACGGCGGCACCGAGGCCGACGCCCAAGACGTGTTTCAGGATGCGCTGGTGGTCTTCTACGAGCAAGCTGTAGGCGAAATGCTGACGCTGACGGCCGCGGCCAGCACCTACCTGGTGGGCGTAAGCCGCAACCTGTGGCGGCGCGAGCTGGTCCGGCGCAGCCGCCTGCCCGCCGAGCCCACCGACGCCCACCCGGAGCTGCCCGCCGAACCCGAACCAGAGCCCGCCCCGGCATTGGCCGTACGCGACTACGTGGAGCAGCTCGGGGCCCGGTGCCGGGATATTCTGCTGGCCTTTTACTACTTCCAGCAGCCCCTGAGCCAGATTGCGGCTACGCATCAGTTTCGCACGGTGCGCTCGGCTACGGTTCAGAAATTCAAGTGCCTGGAGCGCCTGCGCACGGCCGTGCGCAACCTGCGCGAGCAACTTCTTCCCGCCTAAGCCATGCGCCCCGAGCTAGAACGCCTCCGCTACCTTGAGCAGCACCTGCTGGGCCAGCTGCCCGCCAGTGCCCCCACCTGGGCCGTGCAGGTGCTGCTCGACCCTGAACTGGCTGCTGATGCTGCTGCCCAGCGCCAACTGTACCAGGGCCTGCGCCTGGCCGGGCGGCGGCAGCTGCGGCAGGAGCTAAAGGCCATTCACCAGCAGCTGTACGGGCGCCGGCGGCGTGGCTGGGTACACGCCACCTTGGCCCGCCTGCACGCTCTGCTGCCGGGGCGCTGGTCGTCCCACTAACCGGCTTATTTCTTCCTCTTCACCGCAGCCAGTGGCCGCTCTGCCACGCACTACAGCGTGGTCAGGCTTCGCCGTGCCTGCATTTCCCCTTTTCTGTATGCTTGCTTCTGCTGAATTTCGCCGCTTTGCCGTGCGCGGCCAGGGCCTCAATGGCCTGCACTTCGACCAGTACGTGCACCACGTGGAAGGCCTGGCCCGGCCCCACCTTACCGGCATGACCCGCTCGGTTATCGAGGAGCGCCCGACGCGCTTTGCCGAAATCGACGTGTTTTCGCGCCTGATTATGGACCGGATCATCTTTCTGGGTACCGCCGTCGATGACCACATTGCCAACATTCTGACGGCGCAGATGCTGTTTTTGGAGTCAGTTGACAACAGGAAAGACATTCTGCTCTACATCAACTCGCCCGGTGGCTCCGTGTACGCCGGCCTGGGCATCTATGACACCATGCAGTATATCAGCCCCGATGTGGCTACTATCTGCACTGGCATGGCGGCCAGCATGGGTTCGTTTCTGCTGTGCGGAGGCGCTATTGGCAAACGCTCAGCCCTGCCCCACGCCCGCGTCATGATTCACCAGCCCAGCGGCGGGGTGCAGGGCCCGTCAGCCGACATCGAAATCACGGCCCGCGAGGTGGTGAAGCTACGCCAGGAACTCTACAACATTTACGCCGAGCGCACCGGCAAAACCTACGAGCAAATCCACAACGACGCCGACCGGGACCACTGGCTGCGTGCTGATGAGGCCAAAGAATACGGCGTCATTGATGAAGTGCTGAAGAAGGAATGAGTAGATGAGTGAATGAGTAGATGAGTAAATGAGTGGATGAGTGAAGGTGGACGGTCAGCCCCAGCGGGGTGGCATATCGGTAGAACACACCGAGGTAAACAGGATGAAAGCCCCAGCGGGGCGACACCAATCGTTCAACGACTGTGTCACCCCGCTGGGGCTCTGGTGTTTCATAGCTTCAGCCTGTTCTACCAATATGCCGCCCCGCTGGGGCTGACCGTCCACCTTCCCTCATCCACTCATTCACTCATTTACTCATTCACTCACAGCACCACGTGCAGCACCCGTTCGTTGCCGGCCTGGTCGATGAGGCGCAGGGTGGCGGGGCCGCGCAGGGGCGGACCCAGCCGGTCGTCGCGCTCCGAAAACAGGGTGGCGTTTTTGTGCTCGAAGCGCAGCAGGCGAAACTGCCCGTTAACTTCCAGCTTGTAAGACGCCAGCCCCGACAGGTCGTCGCCGACCTTGAACACCACGCCGGCCGGGCCCCGGCTGATGAGGCGGCCCGAGGGCGGAATGGTGTCGGTGAGGATGCGGAACCGGCCGAAGGTTTTGATGGGGGCCGAGATGGTGTTGCCGCTCCAGGTGCCACCCACGTAGGCCTTGCCGCCTTTGGGCGTGATGCTGTAGATGGCCGAGCGGGCTTTATCGGCCACCTCGGTTTCGGGCTTGAGGGTGAGGCGCAACGGCTGGTAGAGCGGGACGCGCGGCAGGTGCACGGTCCAGACGCCCTGCCCGTAGCTGGTTTGCACGTAGAGCGTGTCGAACAGGGTTTTAGGCCCGAAGCCCAGGTGCAGGTGAGCCGTGGCGAAGCCAAACTCCTGGCCCGAGGGCACCATGGCCTGGCGCTCAAACCGCTTTACGAGGCGCCCAAACTGCAGGGAGTCGGGGCGGCCGGCGCGCAGGTCGTAGAGGTACACGTTCTGGCTTTGCTCGGTGTAGCTGGGCTTCAGAGTGAGGCGGCGGCTGCCGCGGTACAGGGTCAGAGGCCCGCCCACGGCGGCCGTGTCGGGGTCCTGGGCCACGGCCACCAGCAGGTTGCGGCTGATGTCGTAGCGCAGGGCCGGCGCTTTGACGGCCGCCGAGCGGGTTTTGAAGTAGGCCGGCTGCTCGCCCCGCAGCACCAGCCGCAGGGGCGTGGTGTTGCCATAGCAGTCCGAAAGCCTGATTTCGACGCTGTAGAGCTGGCCCGGCTCCACGCGCAGCCGGCCCCGGCCGGGGCCGGTGGTGTAGATGCCCAGGTCGTTGCCGTCGTCCACGAACAGCCGTTCCAGCTGCCGCCCCTGCATGGCCCGCCACTCGTAATCCACGTGGCGGTTGATCTGCCGGGAGCCTTCCGGGAAGGGAATGTCGTCGACCACGTGCCGGTACAGGGGCTGGCCGTTCACCTCCACTTCCACCTGCTGAAAGCCGTTTCGGTTCCACACCCCGTCGAACCGGTCGAAGCCCTGCACCAGCAGGCCCACCGTGCCGAAGGCCCGGATGGTGTCGGGCCACACGTAGCCCCCGCCGCCAGGCAGGGGCGGGGCCTTGGGCACGAACACCGACTTGCCAAACCGCCCCTGCACGCGGGCGTCAATGCTCAGCGCTTCTACCGCAAAGGCCTGCATCGTGGGGGCCACGTGGTCCTGCACCTCGGGGAAGCCGCCCCACTGCAAGGGGTTGAGCTGGTGGTCCTGGGCCGTGCGCACCTCCCAGTGCAGGTGCGGGCCCACTGAGCCGCCCGTGTTGCCCGACAAGGCCACCACCTCGCCGCGCTTCACCGGAAACTGGCCGGGCTTGAAAAACAGCTCCAGCTCGTAGGTCTGCCGCTCGTACTGGCGGCGGCGCAGCTCCTCGGCCACCGGCCCCCGAAAGTGGTTGAGGTGGCCGTACACCGTGGTCAGCCCGTTGGGGTGGGTGATATAAAGCACGTTGCCGTAGCCGAAAGAGCTTTGCTTGAGCCGCGACACGTAGCCGTCGGCCGAGGCATAGACGGGCAGGTCCACGCGGCCATCGGTTTTGATGTCGAGGCCGCCGTGGAAGTGATTGGGCCGCAGCTCGCCCATGCTGCCCGCCAGGAAATTCTGCTTGCCCGGCTTGATGGGAAACAGAAAGTAGCCGGGCTCCACGGCCGGCCGGGTGTCGGCGGCCGGGGCGGCAGCTTGGGGTTTGTCGCCGGAGGAATCGGGCTGCTGGCCTCCGCAGGAAGCCGGCCGCAGCCCCAGCAGCACCAGAAACGGCAACGCTACGCTAAGCAGCTGCCGCGGCTGGAGAGAAATCAAATCAAGCATGTACTAGGTAAAGGGGAATAGGGAGGCGGGAAGTGGTGAGTTTGCTGCTTGTTGCTGCTTGGTTATTTTAAGCTTAGCACAAAAGCTCCGCCCGAACGGCGGGCGGACTAGCTCTAGCTGTAGCAACGACTACCGTGCCAACGCCCCATTCCTGCGCGAAAAAGGTCTTTGGCTCCGCTTGCCGGCGGTCTGAAAGCTCCGGATGCCCGCGTGTCAACTCACCACCTCACTACTCACCAGTTCTTTACTATTTCACCGCCAGGTCCAGCATTTTCTCCTCGCCGATGTAGCCCGTGAGCTGGTCGCCGATGCGCACGGGGCCGACGCCGCTGGGAGTGCCGGTAAAAAGTAAGTCGCCCGTTTTCAGGGTGATAAACCGGGAAATGTAGCTGATGATGGCGGCGAAGGGGTGGAGCATCAGCCCAGAATTGCCGCGCTGCCGCACCTCACCATTCACTTCCAGGCGAAAGTCGATGTTGCTCAGGTCGGCGAAGTCGGTGACGGGCTTGAACTCCGGCGAAATCGGGGCCGAGCCGTCGAAACCCTTGGCCAGCTCCCAGGGCAGGCCCTTGGCTTTCAGCTTGCTTTGCAGGTCGCGGGCCGTGAAGTCGATGCCCAGGCCGATGGCGTCGAAGTAGGTATGGGCAAACTTCGGGTCGATGTTCTTGCCGTTTTTGCACACGCGCAGCACCAGCTCAATTTCGTGGTGGATATCCTGGGAAAAATCGGGCAGGAAAAACGGCTGATTGCGCTGAAGCAGGGCCGTATCGGGCTTGGCGAAGATGACGGGCGCGTCGGGCGTTTCGTTCTGAAGCTCGGCAATATGTTCCGCGTAGTTGCGGCCAATGCACAGGATTTTCATTCGGAAGGGGACTTAGGGACTTAGGGACTTAGGGACTTAGGGACTTAGGGACTTAGGGACTTAGGGACTTGAGTATATGGGGCCGCAAAGGTAGCTGTCAGCCGTAGTGCAGCGAAGGGTGGGAGGGCGTAGTCAGCGGCTTTTTTGAGCTGGAAGGAGGGAGTACGGCCTTGCCACATGCTGGCGTGAGGGGGTCTCGGGCGGCACGGATGCCAGACGAGGAGGATAGAACCTTAACTAAGCCCTTAAGACCCTGAGCCCCCAAGTCCCTACCTGAAGCGCCACGCTATACGGAGCTGGCCGCCGGACGTTCGGCAAACATTTTGCTCGCCGGCTCACGTATAGCAGTGCGTTAGTGGCTCCGGGTGCAACGCTTCGCCCTGGTCCCTGCTCTTATCTTCCACAGCCACCTCCGTATGCTCAAGAAAATTGCCCTTGCTAGCTGCCTGTTCGTGGCGGCGGCGTGCTCCACGGTTCCCATCACCGGCCGGCGCCAGCTTAGCCTGGTTTCCGATGCCGAGGTAAACGCCCTGGCCGCCCAGCAATACCAGCAGGTGCTTCAGAAAAGCCAAGTCGTAAGCAGCGGCTCACAGGCGGCTATGGTGCGGCGGGTAGGCCAGCGCGTGCAGCAGGCCGTAGAAACGTATTTCCGCCAGCAAAATGCCCAAAGCCAGCTGGCCGGCTACCAGTGGGAGTTCAATCTGATTCAGGACGATAAGCAGCAGAACGCCTGGTGTATGCCCGGTGGCAAGGTGGCCGTGTACACTGGCATCCTGCCCATCACCCAGGACGAAAACGGCCTGGCCGTGGTCATGGGCCACGAAATTGCCCACGCCGTAGCCAAGCACGGCAACGAGCGGATGAGCCAGGGCCTGGTGCAGCAGCTGGGCGGGCAGGCCCTGGGGGCGGCCCTGTCCACCAACTCGGCCATGACCCAGCAGGTAGCCCTGCAAGCCTTCGGCGTCGGCTCGCAGCTGGGCCTGCTCAAGTACGGCCGCAACCAGGAGTCGGAAGCCGACCGCCTGGGGCTGATTTTCATGGCCATGGCCGGCTACGACCCCAAAGGAGCCGTCAGCTTCTGGGAGCGAATGGCGGCCCGCGAAAATGCCGCCGCGCCCCCGGAGTTCTTGTCGAGCCACCCCTCCAACGAAACCCGCATTGCCGACATCCAACGGTTGCTGCCCGAAGCCAGCCAGTACTACAAGGGCCGCTAACTTCGGCCTGCATTCTTTCTCCTAATGATTTTTCGTTCTTCGATACCTACCGGGGTGGCTGCGGCCATGCTCGGGCTGGCCGGCCTGCTAAGCGCCTGCGAAACCACCAAGCGCGGCTTCCCCGAAGTCAGCTCCCCCGCCAACGACCCCGATGCCCTGCATCGGCGCCAGCTGGAGGCCGTCAGCACGCAGGTGGCCGCAGTGGCTGAGGGCAAGGTGCGCTACGTGGTGCCCCGCGACCAGCTGGCCGCCGCCTTCACCCGCCAGTTCGGCGACGGTACCGTAATCGACAAAACCATCATCCGTAAGGTGCAGGAAACGCCCAAGGACAAGGCCGTGTACTACGTGGTGGGCATGGGCCTGCGCAACGGCATGTTCCGGGCCATGGCCCTGCCCCTGCAAACGTCCTCCGACAACAGCCTGTACCTCACCTCCAACGCCGCGCGCTACATCATCACGGGTGTGGGCTGCACGTTCTGCTTCTTTAACTTCGAGAAAAACGAAATTGTGGGCACTACCTGCGAGGAAAACACCGGCGGCAGCCGCTGCGACCTGCGCGTAGAAGACAACAACGCCTTTTTCCCCCGCCGCTAACTATGCTCAGCCGCAAATGGATCCTGCGCCTCTCCCTCACCGCCCTGGCCCTGCTGGTCACGACGGATAGTCGGAAGAAGTGAAACCGTGAGAAGTGAGACAGTGAGAGGTGAGAAGTGAGACGATGTTCTAGTGGCGCTGGCGTCAGAACATCGTCTCACTTCTTACCTCTCACTGTCTCATGTCTAAAATCTACACCATTCCCTCCTCGGCCAGCTCTATGAACCGCGCGACGCGGTGGGGGAGCAGGTCGGGGTTTACTTTTTCCAGGGGGTGCGGGGTGTTCATGATGATTTCGAACTGGGCCCGGGGCATGTAGTCGGCGAAGCGGCGGGAGGCGTCCACGCCGGCGGTTTGGTCCAGCTCGCCCACCAGCACCTGCACGGGTACTTCCAGCGTGGCCAGGTTATCGGCCGTGAGCAGGGGCGCGTCGCCGAGGCTGCGCATGAGGGCGGCGGTAGCGGCGAGCAGCTCGGGCAGCGGGGTAGGGGCGTGCAGGCGCGTCAGCTGCTCGGCAA
This region of Hymenobacter sp. YIM 151500-1 genomic DNA includes:
- a CDS encoding M48 family metallopeptidase → MLKKIALASCLFVAAACSTVPITGRRQLSLVSDAEVNALAAQQYQQVLQKSQVVSSGSQAAMVRRVGQRVQQAVETYFRQQNAQSQLAGYQWEFNLIQDDKQQNAWCMPGGKVAVYTGILPITQDENGLAVVMGHEIAHAVAKHGNERMSQGLVQQLGGQALGAALSTNSAMTQQVALQAFGVGSQLGLLKYGRNQESEADRLGLIFMAMAGYDPKGAVSFWERMAARENAAAPPEFLSSHPSNETRIADIQRLLPEASQYYKGR